In the genome of Trypanosoma brucei gambiense DAL972 chromosome 11, complete sequence, the window ACCTGTGTTGGGCCAGTTCTTTTTGGCCTTTCGCCATATCTCCCGTGTTTCATAGTCCCACTTGCTCGCAAAATTCTGACAGCGAACCATCCAATACGTGAGATTTTTACTCAGCTCCTCTACCTCAGGATACataccaaaaataaaaggatcTAACTCACGCGTGTATATGACTTCATTCTTCAAGTTAAACACCGGTGCTATGATACGCTCCTTCATCGTGCCGTATGTGTAGACAATTGGCTTCGTTGTACTAAAGTGGGGAAGCTCAGGAAGCGGCGCTGTAAAGTATGGATGAGAGCGCTGAGGGGAAGGAATATACGGCGATATGACAGGCCGAGTGATGGTATTGTGTGGGTGGTGCAAAGGAAGGGGATGCGCCCCGGGCAACACATGTTGTGGTCCTTGGTACAAAAAGTCTCCCTCATCACGCGGGGCGATATCATGAACACCAGACGTGCGCCAGTCGTATCTGGGGCTAAAAATGCTAGAGTGCCGCTTTCCAAATGCCGCCAAAACTACGGAGAAAGAGACGCGGCGCATAGCATAAAGCCTGCTGCTCAGTTAGATATCAGTAGATTTCCGGCGATggtcccctcccctcttcctAATCCCTCACACACTGTTTTCAACTAAAGCTGTCCCTCAGAGTTGACAAGGAGGGAAATGCCCGccaagaaatgaaaagatgGGAGAAAGATAGAAGTGGGCAACGTGTTTGTGCTGCGTGGTGAGTGACAGTGTGAGCAAGGAAGAGCACAGCAACCATGGAACGAAAGTTAAATCTACAAATGGAGTTCGCAAATACTTGTGTGTATCCCTACAGAGTGAAGGCCACTCACTAATTCCTGTTGACGAGAAGCGCATCCAAGTCGCCCCTACTTCTTCCTTGTTGTCATTGCACTCTTTACCACTTCCGTATGTCAccttctccccttctcttcttgTTTAATAaaccctcttttccctcgGCACAAAGTCACAGGTCACTCGATTACTCAATTTCGGGAACCGATGGCAGTTATACGAGCTCCCTTTTTTCAAGCAATTCCCTTAGTTGTTGGTTCTCCACTCGCAAGCGTTTGATTTCATCGCGCGCCTCTCGCAACTGTTGCCTGAGCAATGTATTCGCTTCATCGAGCACGGTGTATCGCTCTAATGAGATCTTACTAGCATTGTCTAGAAGACTGATCTGCAGCTCCGCCGCCCCCAACCGGTCACGGAGAGCAGTGGCATCGGCAGTTGACCCACCCTCACAAGCATCAACGGGCTCAGTTGCCACGATTGCCTTCCCCACCTTTGCAGCATGACgacaagaaaatgaagaggaactAGTGATGAAATTTGGAAATAGCGAAACCGCACGCGGGAGGGGTAATCGAGGGTTCCTAAGCGCCAACACGACTCCCGTATCCTCCACAGCGCAGCGTTCCGATAAAGTGCTGAGGTGGCGAAGGGTTGCGCAGGGAGCGCTAAGGGAGCGGTTTATCACAAGCACCTGATCGGCACCGCGCATGCAGATCCGGAGAAAAGAATTATCTAGTGAGCGGATACAAACCAGAGACacagggggggaaaaaagcagataagaaagaggagagttATGTGTGTACGAGACGATCATCAACTACAGGTGTAATAACAGCACAGTTGTCATTTTCGTCGTTACCACACTATTCTTCCGAATTTGGAGAGCTAATCTAACTATTCTACATCTCCAACTCTATTTCGCCACCCCGCCGTTGACATAGCAAGTGTAGGgatttatatataaaaaataaacacgtTAAGTTAGGTTCagtcaaaagaaaaaaacagaaaattaGTACTTCCCATATCTCCTGTAGGTAGTTGCTCGCGTAAGATGAGGGCGGTGGTACGCAAAGTCGCCATAACGATTTGATAACTCCGCGAACCAGCTAACGTCTATTGATTCACTCAGAGGTGGAATGATATTATCTGCCCTTTGCTGTATCTGGTACCATGTTCCAAAAGCTCCACAATCCTCTAGCAGCAGATCCTCATAGGAAGGAATATAATCTAAACAAGGCgatgaagagcagctgaAAGGGTGGTCGCACCACTCCACAGAAGCAGCCGCCCCTGGCGTATCAGCCACTTTCAAATCGACAGAACACGCCTTTCCGCCTACAACTCTTACTTCATGAACCTCTTGTGGTTCTGTACGAGGTACCGATACCCCTGCATTCGCAGAGCGACTCCGTTCAATCGGTGAAACGTTGGGAAACAACGGTGGAAGATGAGTTGGTGTAACAGTTATCTCACCGCTTGTGTcgtcctcttcctctccttccccACGTCGAGAGGACTCCGATATGGTTGTTGCACAGCATTGGTAATACCGCTCcacttgaggaggaggagtgcCTGGAGATGTCATTTCAGATATTTCCATAGTTAGATATGAGTAGTCCACACATTCGCCTTTAGAAGAGTTTATCTCTTTGGAAGTATCCGCACGCAGTCGGGAAACAGGACTCGCGGCAGATAAAGATTCACCAAACCCTCTGAAGCTTTCAGGACTGCCAAGAGATTGCAAGCACTCACTAAATGGGGGAAGATTCACTCGTCCCTGATATTTAAAGGGGTTCCGCGGTGACACATCAAACATAcctaaatatatatataaatagtCTACTAAGTAAAGGTAAATATTAGTATTtcaggagggggaaaagggacaaaTAACACAGGTAAAGTAATATTTTTGACAAGAACACGATCacacaaaaattaaaaaggctGACTCAACAGGTGTATCGTCAGCGACAAAATAAGACGCGGTTGAGTCTGCTTCTTCCTTGACCTCTTTTGCCGTTCCTTCAGGCGTTCTGTCAGGGTTAAAGTGAGTTCTCCCTCATTAATCCCAGTCGGCGGCCCAGAACGCATCAGTAGAAGCAGGTTTCTATGCATTGCCCTCCTTAACGGGTGCACACCGCCCGTAGCTGCCTGCATTTAATCCTCAGTCTCGTCCACACATTCAGAGAATTTTACACCCCAACCTAAttattacacacacacacacacgcatcagACTAAAAGTCAGGCCAATCACATTCCGACGAGCAATAAATACATGCCAGTAGTCTAAAAGTGTCTCCTACCACCCACCTTCTACTCCCTCACATAATGGACTTGTACTAACTatgcaaaacacaaacacaaacaaaggtgaagaaaaatgaagaaagataTTGCATGGATGGCCGGTGTCTGTACTACACATTGCATTTCCAATTGAGGTAAAGAAACGAACATATGAGGAGGATGGGTTTATGTTACACAGCAAAACCATCGTATCGGAAGGCAACCAGTCAAACAACCTCAGAGGATGGGAATCCAACAACGAAGTGTGGGGACCATATGACAGAATGAATatacacaagaaaaacaacaacaacaacaaatattaTCAGAGCATAGTGCATCCcgatttctttttcctaTTTGCGATGCCGGGTGACTCCTCCTCATGCTCGTCTACCAGATCCACTGAAGGTAACTCCAGTTGGTGAACCTCATCGCGGACCTCTGAAATGGTCGCTgcaggggggaaaataacaTTAGGACTTCGACATTCCAACCATGACTCCTCTCCACGGATGCTTCGCACTAAAGTCTCGAATACGGCCGCTGCCATGGAATGATCCTTTGCTGTAACCTCCAGCAGCGGATACATAAATTGTGCGGCAAACTTGCTTGCCTCTTCACTACTCACCGCACGGTGCTTCACCTCATCTACTTTATTACCGACAAGAACGCAGGGTATTGATGGAGACCCCCTCGCGCGACAAAGTTGCGTGTGAATCGCCTTGATATGGGAGAAGCTTTCAGCGTCTATCACGCTGTACACGAGAATAACACCATGGCATTTCCGTATATATTTGTAACGCATTCCACCGAATACATCCTGCCCGGAAGTGTCGACTATTGTAAGCACGGTAGGTTGTGCATCCACCTCTACTGCCTTTTGGTACACGTCCTCAATCGTGGCTTCATACTTCACAACGAAGCGGTTTCGAACGTACTGAATGATGAGGGAACTCTTTCCAACGCCGCCGTCACCCAAAACGACGAGGTTAATATTCCTCATCCCTGTTTTCACTGGAGAAACTTGAAGagggagaataaaaaaaaagaaagaaagaaagggtaAAGAATGATAAGAAtgattaataataataataatgaaacacTTCAATGAACAtaatttcctttcatttcctgCCGATTCCTTTAGGGTGGACGGCCACGCTCAAACAGTGCCACTGCCC includes:
- a CDS encoding GTP binding protein, with amino-acid sequence MRNINLVVLGDGGVGKSSLIIQYVRNRFVVKYEATIEDVYQKAVEVDAQPTVLTIVDTSGQDVFGGMRYKYIRKCHGVILVYSVIDAESFSHIKAIHTQLCRARGSPSIPCVLVGNKVDEVKHRAVSSEEASKFAAQFMYPLLEVTAKDHSMAAAVFETLVRSIRGEESWLECRSPNVIFPPAATISEVRDEVHQLELPSVDLVDEHEEESPGIANRKKKSGCTML